One part of the Aliidongia dinghuensis genome encodes these proteins:
- a CDS encoding ABC transporter substrate-binding protein, which yields MRKILWLGVVGAVLAAEASQGALARPLSVVNYGGTLADAQQSAFVTPFQSSSGIEVTASSYSGEQAKVKAMVDGHQVSWDVVEVESTDVGRGCDSGMYERIDWAKVTDAAALDKAAKTRCGVGLFAWGNVFAYNTKLTKTPPKNWVDFWDTKNFPGKRGMRKSARGNLEFALMADGVAPGDVYKVLATPAGVDRAFKKLDELRPNIQWWDAGAQPAQFLVSGDVALSTAFSGRIITAQKNGQPLDIVWNGAIADYDYWVIPKGSPMKDDAMKFINYTIGANQQAAYLALQPGGPVNSQALAKMSPEQLKNLPNTPEHAKADLVNDRVFWDEHGDDLDQRFAAWAAR from the coding sequence ATGCGTAAAATTTTGTGGCTCGGCGTCGTCGGGGCAGTGCTCGCAGCCGAGGCCTCGCAAGGGGCGTTGGCGCGCCCGCTTTCGGTGGTCAATTACGGCGGCACGCTGGCTGATGCTCAGCAATCTGCATTCGTGACCCCATTCCAGTCGTCGAGCGGCATCGAGGTGACGGCGTCCTCGTATTCCGGCGAGCAAGCCAAAGTGAAGGCCATGGTCGATGGTCATCAAGTGAGCTGGGACGTCGTCGAGGTCGAATCGACGGACGTCGGCCGCGGTTGCGATTCCGGCATGTATGAGCGGATCGATTGGGCGAAGGTGACGGATGCCGCTGCCCTCGACAAAGCCGCCAAGACGCGCTGTGGCGTCGGTCTGTTTGCCTGGGGCAATGTCTTTGCCTACAACACGAAGCTGACGAAGACCCCGCCCAAGAACTGGGTCGATTTCTGGGACACAAAGAATTTTCCGGGCAAGCGCGGCATGCGGAAATCGGCGCGGGGCAATCTCGAATTCGCGCTGATGGCGGACGGTGTTGCGCCCGGCGATGTTTACAAGGTTCTGGCGACGCCCGCCGGCGTCGATCGCGCGTTCAAGAAGCTCGACGAGCTCAGACCGAACATCCAGTGGTGGGACGCGGGCGCGCAGCCGGCTCAGTTCCTGGTCTCCGGTGACGTCGCCTTGTCCACCGCGTTCAGTGGGCGGATCATCACCGCGCAGAAGAACGGGCAGCCGCTCGACATCGTCTGGAACGGCGCCATCGCGGATTACGACTACTGGGTCATCCCGAAGGGCTCGCCCATGAAGGATGACGCGATGAAGTTCATCAACTACACGATCGGCGCGAACCAGCAGGCCGCGTACCTGGCGCTGCAACCGGGCGGCCCGGTGAACTCGCAAGCCCTGGCGAAGATGTCGCCGGAGCAGCTGAAGAATCTGCCGAAT
- a CDS encoding ABC transporter ATP-binding protein, whose translation MTATDACNGTRKPLVRFRQVGKSYDGVTHVVQGVDFDIYKGEFLSLLGPSGAGKTTCLMMLAGFESPSEGEIWLGDTLLNTTPPHKRDIGMVFQNYALFPHMTVAENVAYPLTVRRVARAERSALVNRALDMVRMSALAGRMPKNLSGGQQQRVALARALVFNPRLVLMDEPLGALDKRLREHMQIELKDLHRKLGLTFVYVTHDQSEALTLSDRVAVFDGGRIQQIDRVDALYETPCNGAVANFVGDSNVFVGRLLACEGDVGRMVLPGGEVLVGRLVGSPRIGETVRACVRPERMTLAASGDHAASAVATNTLQACSAGTLYFGDHVRVRFSLPEQDAGFVKVPLGGAALAGGGVGDPLVLCFAEQHMRIFS comes from the coding sequence ATGACGGCGACTGACGCCTGTAACGGCACGCGGAAACCGCTCGTCCGCTTCCGGCAGGTCGGGAAGAGCTACGACGGCGTTACTCACGTCGTCCAGGGCGTGGATTTCGACATCTACAAGGGCGAGTTCCTGTCGCTACTCGGCCCCTCGGGTGCTGGCAAGACGACCTGCCTGATGATGCTGGCCGGGTTCGAGTCTCCAAGCGAGGGCGAGATCTGGCTCGGCGACACGCTGCTCAACACCACGCCGCCGCACAAGCGCGACATCGGCATGGTGTTCCAAAACTATGCGCTCTTCCCGCACATGACGGTGGCGGAGAATGTCGCCTATCCATTGACCGTCCGGCGCGTCGCGCGGGCCGAGCGGTCCGCGTTGGTGAACCGTGCGCTCGACATGGTGCGCATGAGCGCCCTTGCCGGTCGGATGCCGAAAAACCTATCGGGCGGCCAGCAGCAGCGGGTGGCGCTGGCGCGGGCGCTCGTCTTCAATCCGCGCCTGGTGTTGATGGACGAGCCCTTGGGCGCACTCGACAAGCGCCTGCGCGAGCACATGCAGATCGAGCTCAAGGATTTGCACCGCAAGCTGGGGCTGACCTTCGTCTATGTCACCCACGATCAGAGCGAGGCTCTGACGCTCTCCGATCGGGTCGCGGTGTTCGACGGCGGGCGCATTCAGCAGATTGACCGCGTCGACGCGCTCTACGAGACGCCCTGCAACGGCGCCGTCGCGAATTTCGTCGGCGACAGCAATGTCTTCGTCGGTCGCCTCTTGGCCTGTGAGGGCGATGTCGGCCGGATGGTCCTGCCGGGCGGCGAGGTGCTGGTCGGTCGACTGGTTGGCTCACCCCGCATTGGCGAAACCGTCCGGGCCTGTGTCCGACCGGAACGGATGACGCTGGCCGCATCCGGCGACCACGCGGCGTCTGCCGTCGCGACGAATACGCTCCAGGCTTGCAGCGCCGGGACCCTCTATTTCGGCGACCACGTGCGCGTGCGCTTCTCGCTGCCCGAACAGGATGCGGGCTTCGTCAAGGTTCCGCTTGGGGGTGCGGCGTTAGCCGGCGGGGGTGTCGGCGACCCGTTGGTTTTGTGCTTCGCCGAACAGCACATGCGAATCTTCTCGTAA
- the leuB gene encoding 3-isopropylmalate dehydrogenase — translation MTMKIAVLPGDGIGPEVTAQALKVLDVFVREGMPLEFEQGLIGGCAYDQTGHPLPEATFKLAKEADAILFGAEGGFQYETLPRGLRPGDALLTVRRELQLFANFRPVVAFPELVGASPLKASHIDGLDLVILRELTGDLYFGEPRGVHAENGVQVGINTMRYDEREIRRIAHVAFRTARTRRRRVCSVDKANVLETMELWRSILEEVGREYSDVTLEHLYIDAAAMALLRSPLHFDVIVTGNLFGDILSDEASMLTGSIGMLPSASMGEGTKGLYEPVHGCAPDIAGQDIANPLASILSAAMMLRMSFGESAAADRIERAVRRVLGSGYRTADIAEPGTKQIGTAQMGDLVFAALS, via the coding sequence ATGACCATGAAGATTGCTGTGCTGCCCGGCGACGGAATCGGCCCGGAAGTGACCGCGCAGGCGCTCAAAGTGCTGGACGTATTCGTGCGCGAGGGCATGCCCCTCGAGTTCGAGCAAGGGCTGATCGGCGGCTGCGCCTACGACCAGACTGGCCATCCGCTGCCTGAGGCGACCTTCAAGCTGGCGAAGGAAGCGGATGCAATTCTGTTCGGCGCCGAAGGCGGCTTTCAATACGAAACGTTGCCCCGCGGTCTGCGCCCGGGTGATGCGCTGCTGACGGTGCGCCGGGAATTGCAGCTGTTCGCGAACTTCCGGCCGGTCGTGGCTTTCCCGGAACTGGTGGGTGCCTCGCCGTTGAAGGCCTCGCATATCGACGGGCTCGACCTGGTGATCCTGCGCGAGCTCACGGGCGATCTCTATTTCGGCGAGCCACGCGGCGTGCATGCCGAGAACGGAGTGCAGGTCGGCATCAACACGATGCGGTATGACGAGCGCGAGATCCGGCGGATCGCCCATGTCGCATTCCGCACGGCCCGCACGCGCCGCCGCCGCGTCTGTTCGGTCGACAAGGCGAACGTGCTGGAGACGATGGAGCTCTGGCGCTCGATCCTCGAAGAGGTCGGGCGGGAGTATTCCGACGTCACACTCGAGCATCTTTATATCGATGCGGCAGCGATGGCACTTCTCCGCTCGCCGTTGCACTTCGACGTCATCGTCACCGGCAACCTGTTCGGCGACATCCTGTCCGACGAAGCCTCGATGCTGACGGGCTCGATCGGCATGCTGCCCTCCGCGTCCATGGGCGAGGGCACCAAGGGCCTCTACGAGCCCGTCCATGGCTGCGCACCCGACATCGCCGGTCAGGACATCGCCAACCCGCTGGCCTCGATCCTCTCTGCGGCAATGATGCTGCGGATGAGTTTCGGCGAGAGCGCGGCTGCCGATCGCATCGAGCGCGCGGTCAGGCGCGTGTTGGGCTCCGGCTACCGAACCGCGGATATCGCCGAGCCGGGCACGAAGCAGATCGGAACCGCGCAGATGGGCGACCTGGTGTTCGCCGCGTTGTCATGA
- the leuD gene encoding 3-isopropylmalate dehydratase small subunit, with amino-acid sequence MRPLTQLEAIGVPLPAADIDTDQIVPARFMHVRRVDYGRYFFHDLRFDPTSGAERQSFVLNRPGYQGAQILVVGPNFGCGSSREQAVHTLADFGIRALVGTSFGDIFHNNCLKNGVLPIRVDAGFVAALLFFLEETPGARVRVDLPNQRVTAPDGSSTGFDIDPFPKEALIGGLDEIDVTLRFAAAIDAYERMRGVGHPMTNEQE; translated from the coding sequence ATGCGGCCGCTGACGCAACTTGAAGCGATCGGCGTGCCGTTGCCGGCCGCCGATATCGACACGGACCAGATCGTGCCCGCGCGGTTCATGCACGTGCGCCGCGTCGACTACGGCCGGTACTTCTTCCACGATTTGCGGTTCGATCCGACCAGCGGTGCCGAGCGGCAGTCCTTCGTGCTGAACCGGCCAGGATATCAGGGCGCGCAGATCCTGGTGGTCGGCCCGAATTTCGGCTGTGGCTCGTCGCGTGAGCAGGCGGTCCATACGCTGGCCGATTTCGGCATCCGGGCACTGGTCGGCACGAGCTTCGGCGACATCTTCCACAACAACTGCCTGAAGAATGGCGTGCTGCCGATCCGCGTGGACGCCGGCTTCGTCGCCGCCTTGCTGTTCTTCCTCGAAGAGACGCCGGGCGCCCGGGTTCGGGTCGACCTGCCGAACCAGCGCGTGACGGCCCCCGACGGCTCCAGCACCGGCTTCGACATCGACCCCTTTCCAAAGGAAGCGCTCATCGGCGGTCTCGATGAGATCGACGTGACGCTGCGCTTCGCTGCGGCGATCGATGCGTACGAGCGCATGCGCGGCGTCGGCCACCCCATGACGAACGAACAGGAATGA
- the leuC gene encoding 3-isopropylmalate dehydratase large subunit, which translates to MHGASVDTVAGQPRTLFDKLWDKHVVHQRDDGHTLIYIDRHYLGDDLPRDTFDVLARRGLRVRRPDATFAMADHYASTRGCSINDIIDADRRELVEKLIDFSRAQGVSMFALDAPQHGIVHVTGPEQGLTLPGMTVVCGDSHTSTHGALGAFGFGIGSSEVSHVLATQTLWQKRPATMLARFAGTPAFGVTAKDIALAMIARIGVSGGAGHVIEYAGDAIDALSVEARMTLCNLSIEAGARAGMIAPDEKTYAYLQGRHFAPQGPAWAAAIAEWRALRSDPGARFSREVLLDTARVAPMVTWGTNPSQSAPIDGRVSDVLDLDDPAQRTRLRDALDYMDIRDGQQLEGLPVDRVFIGSCTNGRLEDLRVAAAIFDGRRVKVPTMIVPGSRTVRNAATAEGLDRIFLAAGAEWREPGCSMCLAINGDEGRPGERIASTTNRNFVGRQGRGVRTHLMSPGMAAAAAIAGRLVDYRELLRHAAADAT; encoded by the coding sequence ATGCATGGAGCCAGTGTGGACACAGTCGCCGGCCAGCCCCGTACGCTGTTCGACAAGCTTTGGGACAAGCATGTCGTGCACCAGCGCGACGACGGGCACACTCTCATCTACATAGACCGCCACTATCTCGGCGACGATCTGCCCCGTGATACCTTCGATGTGCTCGCGCGCAGGGGTCTGCGCGTCCGGCGGCCGGATGCGACCTTCGCCATGGCCGACCATTACGCGTCGACCCGCGGCTGCTCGATCAACGACATCATCGATGCGGACCGGCGTGAGCTCGTCGAGAAGCTGATCGATTTCTCGCGGGCGCAGGGCGTGTCGATGTTTGCGCTCGACGCCCCGCAGCATGGCATCGTCCATGTGACGGGCCCCGAGCAGGGCCTGACGTTGCCCGGCATGACCGTGGTCTGCGGCGACAGCCATACCTCGACGCACGGTGCGTTGGGAGCCTTCGGCTTCGGCATCGGCTCCTCCGAAGTGAGCCATGTGCTCGCGACGCAGACCCTCTGGCAGAAGCGCCCGGCGACGATGCTTGCACGGTTCGCGGGGACGCCCGCTTTCGGCGTCACCGCCAAGGACATAGCACTTGCCATGATCGCCCGGATCGGGGTCTCCGGCGGCGCAGGCCATGTCATCGAGTATGCCGGCGACGCGATCGATGCGTTGAGCGTCGAGGCGCGCATGACCTTGTGCAATCTGTCGATCGAGGCCGGCGCGCGTGCCGGAATGATCGCGCCGGACGAGAAGACTTACGCCTATCTGCAGGGCCGACACTTTGCGCCTCAAGGACCCGCGTGGGCGGCCGCAATTGCGGAGTGGCGGGCTCTGCGCAGCGATCCGGGCGCGCGTTTCTCACGCGAGGTCCTGCTGGATACGGCACGCGTCGCGCCGATGGTGACCTGGGGGACGAACCCGTCGCAATCCGCGCCGATCGACGGCCGCGTATCCGACGTCCTCGACCTCGATGATCCGGCGCAGCGCACGCGTTTGCGCGACGCCCTCGACTACATGGACATTCGGGACGGTCAGCAGCTCGAAGGCCTGCCGGTCGATCGCGTCTTCATCGGCTCCTGCACCAACGGCCGCCTCGAGGACCTGCGGGTGGCCGCGGCGATCTTCGACGGGCGGCGGGTGAAGGTCCCGACCATGATCGTGCCGGGCTCGCGCACCGTCAGGAACGCGGCCACGGCCGAGGGCCTGGACCGCATCTTCCTTGCGGCGGGGGCCGAATGGCGAGAGCCCGGCTGCTCGATGTGCCTGGCGATCAATGGCGACGAAGGGCGGCCCGGCGAGCGGATCGCCTCGACCACGAACCGGAATTTCGTCGGGCGCCAGGGGCGCGGCGTCCGCACGCATCTCATGAGCCCGGGCATGGCTGCCGCAGCCGCGATCGCCGGCCGCCTGGTCGACTATAGGGAGTTGCTGCGCCATGCGGCCGCTGACGCAACTTGA
- a CDS encoding LysR substrate-binding domain-containing protein — protein sequence MFANSNAALFRPHLAARIDSVTLMLFIAVVEEASIAKAAEREHLAPSAVSKRLADLEHMMKVPLLERHRRGVTLTTAGEAFLAHSRRILRDLSQLESEMSEFSSMSHGARGHVRAAANESALFGFFPDALGRFMREHPYVTVELQPDTSTGAVQKVREGAVEFGIFWGSQPVNGLKVMSCYVDRLVVVVPQDHPLAGQRNVRFVDLLDHPLILQEPYSSIQILTERLAVEAGRTLRSRIRVAGFDAVCRMAQAGLGIGIVPDYFVSDRAAAMQIAEVPLDEEWANRLHKLCVRDDEEMPTATRLLVEFLSR from the coding sequence ATGTTCGCGAACTCGAATGCGGCGTTGTTTCGTCCGCACCTTGCCGCACGGATCGACTCCGTCACGCTGATGCTGTTCATCGCGGTGGTGGAGGAAGCCAGTATCGCGAAGGCGGCCGAACGCGAGCATCTGGCGCCGTCCGCCGTCAGCAAGCGGCTCGCCGACCTCGAACATATGATGAAGGTGCCGTTGCTCGAACGGCATCGCCGCGGAGTCACGCTGACCACGGCCGGCGAGGCGTTCCTGGCGCATTCGCGCCGCATTCTGCGCGACCTGTCTCAGCTCGAAAGCGAGATGTCCGAGTTTTCGTCGATGTCGCATGGCGCGCGTGGGCATGTCCGCGCGGCAGCGAATGAATCGGCGTTGTTCGGGTTCTTTCCCGACGCGCTCGGCCGCTTCATGCGCGAACATCCGTATGTGACGGTGGAGCTCCAGCCCGATACCAGCACCGGTGCGGTGCAGAAGGTGCGCGAGGGTGCCGTCGAGTTCGGCATCTTCTGGGGCAGTCAGCCTGTGAATGGCCTCAAGGTGATGTCGTGCTATGTCGACCGGCTGGTGGTCGTCGTGCCGCAGGATCATCCGCTCGCGGGCCAGCGCAATGTCCGCTTCGTGGATCTGCTCGATCATCCGCTCATCCTGCAGGAGCCCTACAGCTCGATCCAAATCCTGACCGAGCGGCTCGCCGTCGAGGCGGGGCGCACGCTGCGTTCCCGCATCCGGGTTGCCGGCTTCGATGCGGTATGTCGGATGGCGCAGGCCGGGCTCGGCATCGGGATCGTTCCGGACTACTTTGTCTCGGATCGCGCCGCGGCCATGCAGATCGCCGAGGTGCCGCTCGACGAAGAGTGGGCAAACCGGTTGCACAAGCTGTGTGTGCGAGACGACGAGGAAATGCCGACGGCGACACGGCTCCTGGTGGAGTTTCTGAGCCGATAG